Proteins encoded together in one Halalkaliarchaeum sp. AArc-CO window:
- a CDS encoding ketopantoate reductase family protein, whose protein sequence is MEILVFGAGSLGSLVGGLLARAHDVTLVGRDPHVAAVREEGLSITGAVDAHTTPDATTDGTELRADLAVVTVKAYDTETAADALATGSYGAVCSLQNGLTEEVLASRLAGENIDAGEGREGTPPTILSGTATYGARLREPGHVECTGEGTIAIGAYGGGADPWADRAGEAFDAAGIEVEIATDMPHRRWKKLAINAGINAPTALARVRNGELVDGPAGDLSREAARETAQVARTDGVSLSESAAADAVEAVADATAANHSSMRQDVDRGNRTEIDAINGVVCDRGEAHGIDVPINRTLTGLVRAWEAERDLR, encoded by the coding sequence ATGGAGATCCTCGTGTTCGGCGCCGGCAGCCTCGGAAGCCTCGTGGGAGGCCTCCTCGCCCGGGCCCACGACGTCACGCTGGTGGGGCGGGACCCACACGTCGCCGCGGTCCGCGAGGAGGGACTGTCGATCACCGGCGCCGTCGACGCCCACACGACCCCGGACGCGACGACCGACGGAACCGAGCTGCGTGCCGATCTCGCGGTCGTCACCGTGAAGGCGTACGACACCGAGACCGCGGCCGACGCGCTCGCGACGGGTTCCTACGGTGCGGTTTGCTCGCTCCAGAACGGCCTCACCGAGGAGGTTCTCGCGTCTCGCCTGGCCGGAGAGAACATCGACGCCGGCGAAGGACGCGAGGGCACGCCGCCGACGATCCTCTCGGGGACGGCGACGTACGGTGCGCGCCTCCGGGAACCAGGCCACGTGGAGTGTACCGGCGAAGGGACGATCGCGATCGGCGCCTACGGCGGCGGTGCGGATCCGTGGGCAGACCGGGCCGGCGAGGCGTTCGACGCCGCCGGCATCGAGGTCGAGATCGCGACCGACATGCCGCATCGCCGGTGGAAAAAGCTCGCGATCAATGCCGGGATCAACGCGCCCACCGCTCTGGCGCGCGTGAGAAACGGGGAACTCGTGGATGGTCCTGCCGGCGATCTCTCCCGCGAGGCCGCCCGGGAGACCGCCCAAGTCGCCCGCACTGATGGCGTATCCCTCTCCGAGAGCGCGGCCGCCGACGCAGTCGAAGCAGTCGCCGACGCCACCGCCGCGAACCACTCCTCGATGCGGCAGGACGTCGATCGGGGCAACCGGACCGAGATCGACGCGATCAACGGCGTCGTCTGTGACCGGGGGGAAGCCCACGGCATCGACGTCCCGATCAACCGGACCCTGACCGGGCTCGTTCGGGCGTGGGAAGCCGAACGCGACCTGCGGTGA
- a CDS encoding sulfatase: MSDADAVDNVLFVVLDTVRADHLTPYGYDRETTPTLERFAAESTVFEGAVAPAPWTLPVHASLFTGLYPHQHGADQETPYLEGAQTLAETLSAAGYDTACYSSNAWITPYTRLTDGFDDRDNFFQAMPGDFLSGPLARAWKRLNDDDRLRSVANRLVAFGNTIHEYLASGGGSDSKTPRAIDRAREFIESAEADSSAGDPGWFVFCNLMDAHLPYHPPEEYAERFASGIDSTSVCQNSKEYNAGARKIDDEEWEAIRGLYDAEIAHMDAELGRLFDWLRETDRWDDTAVVVCADHGELHGEHDLYGHEFGLYDPLINVPLLVKHPEVGAGRREDLVELLDLYHTVLDALGLDPENADSPGVDEADSPSSGDGVPLDPTRSLLSEEYRAFDGVDAPDPGQSAVLERRRDGDDADYAFVEYAQPVVELTQLENKANAAGITLDRNSRFYARMRAARSTDAKYVRADRIPDEAYRIDRDPGETRNLAGSDSESIADVEAALASFEEAAGGRWTAENADDPSSVGESGVEEMDETAQERLRDLGYLE; the protein is encoded by the coding sequence ATGAGCGACGCGGACGCCGTCGACAACGTGCTCTTCGTCGTGCTCGATACGGTGCGGGCGGACCACCTGACGCCGTACGGGTACGACCGCGAAACGACGCCGACCCTGGAGCGGTTCGCCGCGGAGTCGACCGTGTTCGAGGGGGCGGTCGCGCCCGCACCGTGGACGCTTCCGGTTCACGCCTCCCTTTTCACCGGGCTGTACCCCCACCAGCACGGCGCCGACCAGGAGACGCCGTACCTCGAGGGGGCACAAACGCTCGCGGAGACGCTATCGGCGGCGGGTTACGACACCGCGTGTTACTCCTCGAACGCGTGGATCACACCGTACACGCGGCTCACTGACGGTTTCGACGACCGAGACAACTTCTTTCAGGCGATGCCGGGTGACTTCCTGTCGGGGCCGCTGGCGCGTGCCTGGAAGCGACTCAACGACGACGACCGGCTCCGATCCGTCGCGAACCGACTCGTCGCGTTCGGCAACACGATCCACGAGTACCTGGCGTCCGGCGGGGGATCCGACTCCAAGACGCCGCGGGCGATCGATCGCGCACGGGAGTTCATCGAGAGCGCGGAGGCCGACTCGTCTGCCGGGGACCCGGGTTGGTTCGTCTTCTGTAATCTGATGGACGCACATCTGCCGTACCACCCCCCCGAGGAGTACGCCGAGCGGTTCGCGTCCGGCATCGACTCGACGTCAGTGTGCCAGAATTCGAAGGAGTACAACGCCGGCGCACGGAAGATCGATGACGAGGAATGGGAGGCGATCCGCGGGCTGTACGACGCCGAAATCGCTCACATGGACGCCGAACTCGGCCGGCTGTTCGACTGGCTCCGGGAGACCGATCGGTGGGACGACACAGCGGTCGTCGTCTGTGCGGATCATGGCGAACTCCACGGCGAACACGATCTCTACGGCCACGAGTTCGGGCTGTACGACCCACTGATCAACGTGCCACTGCTAGTGAAACATCCCGAAGTGGGGGCAGGTCGACGCGAGGACCTCGTCGAACTGCTGGATCTGTATCACACGGTTCTGGACGCGCTGGGGCTCGACCCGGAAAATGCCGATTCCCCCGGCGTCGACGAGGCAGACTCTCCCAGTAGTGGGGACGGTGTCCCGCTGGACCCGACGCGGTCGCTCCTGTCGGAGGAGTACCGGGCGTTCGACGGAGTCGACGCGCCCGATCCCGGACAGTCGGCGGTGCTCGAGCGTCGGCGGGACGGCGACGACGCCGACTACGCGTTCGTCGAGTACGCCCAGCCGGTCGTCGAACTCACCCAACTCGAGAACAAGGCGAACGCCGCCGGGATCACGCTCGACCGGAACTCCCGGTTTTACGCCCGGATGCGCGCCGCGCGGTCGACCGACGCGAAGTACGTCCGGGCCGACCGGATCCCCGACGAGGCGTACCGCATCGACCGGGATCCGGGAGAAACGCGGAACCTGGCGGGATCCGACTCCGAGTCGATCGCCGACGTCGAGGCGGCGCTCGCGTCGTTCGAGGAGGCGGCGGGCGGTCGGTGGACGGCCGAGAACGCCGACGATCCGTCGAGTGTCGGGGAGTCGGGCGTCGAGGAGATGGACGAGACGGCCCAGGAGCGGCTGCGGGATCTCGGCTATCTCGAGTGA
- a CDS encoding PASTA domain-containing protein, translating to MTDLETLIRERYPSVDVGKLDTREQYELAGAVRNQHRLVESIQDRLVDVEIERDMLSTKVDRLEKLRHETATERDRLRERIEELTSDVPTVEPDRVVTAFANSIGDFEELERAGYAISNLEVDLKASLVQRDDGMALHLPRLAEEYSADSLSTIRFGVRPTPPQRDLDLVRVPRVVGRSNEAARQLLAEVDLSVGRVDSEPGDPGGLVVDQFPKPGDLAEPGADVDVVVTEATTVDVPSCLGLRLPEARTALAEAGLSVGEIERTPADAPVGTVVEQDPPPTDDTDRGTVVDLVLAESVEEREAEEREEREAEEREEREAEERESEEREGELGERGEPVRTVPGIGPTYAERLQREGIETVRELVRLEPTRVAAITDAGDGRVRRWFDELDAVNEDGREDDGRGDDGR from the coding sequence ATGACCGACCTCGAAACGCTCATCCGGGAGCGGTATCCCTCGGTCGACGTCGGGAAGCTGGACACGCGCGAACAGTACGAACTGGCCGGTGCAGTCCGGAACCAGCATCGCCTCGTGGAGTCGATCCAGGACCGTCTGGTCGACGTCGAAATCGAACGGGACATGCTGTCGACGAAAGTCGACCGTCTCGAGAAGCTCCGTCACGAGACCGCGACCGAACGGGACCGACTCCGCGAGCGGATCGAGGAGTTGACGTCGGACGTTCCCACGGTCGAACCCGACAGGGTCGTTACGGCGTTCGCCAACTCGATCGGCGACTTCGAGGAGCTGGAACGGGCGGGCTATGCGATTTCGAACCTGGAGGTGGATCTCAAGGCCAGCCTCGTCCAGCGGGACGACGGGATGGCGCTACACCTGCCGCGGCTCGCGGAGGAGTACAGCGCCGACTCGCTGAGCACGATCCGGTTCGGGGTTCGGCCGACCCCGCCACAACGGGATCTCGATCTGGTCCGCGTCCCCCGCGTCGTCGGGCGGTCGAACGAGGCTGCCCGGCAGCTCCTCGCGGAGGTTGATCTGTCCGTCGGTCGGGTCGATTCGGAGCCGGGCGATCCGGGCGGGCTGGTCGTCGATCAGTTCCCGAAGCCGGGCGACCTCGCGGAACCAGGGGCAGACGTCGACGTGGTCGTTACCGAGGCGACGACTGTCGACGTTCCTTCCTGTCTCGGTCTACGACTGCCGGAAGCGAGAACCGCGCTTGCGGAGGCTGGGCTGTCGGTCGGGGAAATCGAACGGACCCCCGCCGACGCCCCTGTCGGGACCGTGGTCGAGCAGGACCCGCCGCCCACGGACGACACAGACCGCGGCACTGTCGTCGATCTCGTCCTCGCAGAATCTGTGGAGGAGCGAGAGGCGGAAGAGCGGGAGGAGCGAGAGGCGGAAGAGCGGGAGGAGCGAGAGGCGGAAGAGCGGGAATCGGAAGAGCGGGAAGGAGAACTCGGCGAACGCGGGGAACCGGTTCGGACCGTCCCGGGTATCGGTCCGACCTACGCCGAGCGCCTCCAGCGGGAGGGAATCGAAACCGTTCGGGAGCTCGTCCGGCTCGAACCGACACGCGTCGCTGCGATCACGGATGCGGGGGATGGTCGCGTTCGGCGCTGGTTCGACGAACTCGACGCCGTAAACGAGGATGGGCGTGAAGACGACGGACGTGGAGACGATGGACGTTGA
- the glyS gene encoding glycine--tRNA ligase has protein sequence MTDRELSELAKRRGFFFGSNGVYGGTAGFYTFGPQGAALKRNLEDAWRDRFTLRQGNSEIEAPTVMPEAVFEASGHLDGFDDMLVECATCGESHRADHLIEDATDIEEAESLPVAEVEELIREHDLACPTCGAELAGEPVEEFNLMFETTIGPGSGQSGYLRPETAQGIFVEFPRLKEYARNQLPFGVTQIGPAYRNEISPRRGIIRVREFTQAELEKFVDPERDDPPIGEVADVELTLYPVDEQQAEDGDYIDVTVGDAIEDGTVESAWVGYYLGLAKRWFRRIGVDLDRLRFRQHLPGERAHYAADCWDAEAELAGNWIEIAGFSTRSDYDLRKHEEHSGEAFTVFRQYDEPKTVERATVDPDMSVLGPEFGGDAGEVATALESLAGRDPSAFDSEEVTVEVDGEEYTVDTDVANFEVETVTEAGEHVRPHVIEPSFGVGRIVYTVLEHAYREDAVDGESRTYLALEPELAPTDVAVFPLVSNDDRLTSLSAEVSAELRAEGLSVTTDDSGSIGRRYRRQDEIGTPFCVTVDRDGIEGDGKETVTLRERDTAAQVRLPVDALAAELSALSTGGRTFVDLENAYESVETDVSRT, from the coding sequence ATGACCGATCGGGAGCTTTCCGAACTCGCAAAACGGCGTGGCTTTTTCTTCGGATCCAACGGCGTCTACGGCGGCACGGCCGGATTTTACACCTTCGGACCGCAGGGCGCAGCGCTCAAGCGGAACCTCGAGGACGCCTGGCGCGACCGGTTTACCCTCCGACAGGGCAACAGCGAGATCGAGGCGCCGACAGTGATGCCCGAGGCCGTCTTCGAGGCGTCGGGGCACCTCGACGGCTTCGACGACATGCTCGTAGAGTGTGCGACCTGCGGGGAGTCCCACCGCGCGGATCACCTGATCGAGGACGCGACCGACATCGAGGAGGCCGAGTCGCTTCCGGTTGCGGAAGTCGAGGAGCTGATCCGCGAACACGACCTCGCGTGTCCGACCTGTGGAGCCGAACTCGCCGGCGAGCCCGTCGAGGAGTTCAACCTGATGTTCGAGACGACGATCGGTCCCGGGTCGGGCCAGTCGGGGTATCTTCGCCCCGAGACCGCTCAGGGGATTTTCGTCGAGTTCCCCCGTCTGAAAGAGTACGCCCGCAACCAGCTTCCGTTCGGCGTCACTCAGATCGGGCCGGCGTACCGCAACGAGATCTCGCCGCGCCGCGGGATCATCCGCGTCCGGGAGTTCACCCAGGCCGAACTCGAGAAGTTCGTCGATCCCGAGCGCGACGACCCCCCGATCGGGGAGGTCGCAGACGTGGAACTGACGCTGTATCCGGTCGACGAACAGCAGGCCGAGGACGGCGACTACATCGACGTGACAGTCGGTGACGCGATCGAGGACGGGACGGTCGAATCCGCCTGGGTCGGCTACTACCTCGGCCTCGCGAAGCGGTGGTTCCGGCGGATCGGCGTCGATCTCGATCGGCTCCGCTTCAGGCAGCATCTCCCCGGCGAACGCGCCCACTACGCGGCCGACTGCTGGGACGCCGAGGCCGAACTCGCCGGCAACTGGATCGAGATCGCCGGCTTCTCCACCCGGTCCGACTACGACCTCCGGAAACACGAGGAGCACTCCGGGGAGGCGTTCACGGTCTTCAGACAGTACGACGAACCGAAGACCGTCGAACGGGCGACCGTCGATCCGGACATGAGCGTGCTCGGTCCCGAGTTCGGCGGTGATGCCGGCGAGGTTGCCACAGCCCTCGAATCGCTTGCCGGGCGCGATCCATCGGCGTTCGACTCCGAGGAAGTCACCGTTGAGGTCGACGGCGAGGAGTACACCGTCGACACCGACGTCGCGAACTTCGAGGTCGAAACGGTGACAGAAGCGGGCGAACACGTACGTCCCCACGTCATCGAACCCTCCTTCGGGGTCGGGCGGATCGTCTACACCGTACTGGAGCACGCCTACCGCGAGGACGCAGTCGACGGCGAATCGCGGACGTATCTGGCGCTCGAACCCGAGCTCGCTCCGACGGACGTGGCCGTCTTTCCCCTGGTGTCGAACGACGATCGGCTGACGTCGCTGTCGGCGGAAGTTTCCGCAGAGCTCAGGGCCGAGGGCCTGTCGGTGACGACCGACGACTCCGGATCGATCGGTCGCCGATACCGCCGTCAGGACGAGATCGGGACGCCGTTTTGCGTGACCGTCGACCGCGACGGGATCGAAGGCGACGGAAAAGAGACGGTCACGCTCCGGGAGCGCGACACCGCCGCACAAGTGCGACTTCCGGTCGACGCCCTCGCGGCGGAGCTGTCGGCGCTGTCGACCGGTGGACGGACGTTCGTCGATCTCGAGAACGCCTACGAGAGCGTCGAAACGGACGTCTCTCGAACTTGA
- a CDS encoding dolichol kinase yields the protein MSLELGRRTVHATGAGLPALWLLGAPWWIVQLLLAVALAVALVLEYLRLVVGLDHWVYRKLTRPYEDDSVAGYALYMVSMAAVGFVFVPSIAVPGMLMLALGDPFSGMLGSGEVGGWKAPDVLAATFGFCFLLAAPFTVSTAGVAVGALAAAVGALGATVADGATPVVAGYVIDDNLTIPPAACLGIALVYFATGIPVEFALSF from the coding sequence GTGAGCCTCGAACTCGGGAGGCGTACGGTTCACGCGACCGGTGCCGGGCTGCCGGCGCTGTGGCTGTTGGGCGCGCCATGGTGGATCGTTCAGCTGCTGCTTGCAGTCGCGCTCGCGGTCGCACTCGTCCTCGAGTACCTGCGGCTGGTCGTCGGGCTCGACCACTGGGTGTACCGAAAGCTGACCCGTCCCTACGAGGACGACAGCGTCGCCGGCTACGCGCTGTACATGGTGAGCATGGCTGCGGTGGGGTTCGTCTTCGTCCCGTCGATCGCCGTCCCCGGTATGCTCATGCTCGCGCTGGGGGACCCGTTCTCCGGGATGCTGGGCTCCGGCGAAGTCGGCGGCTGGAAGGCCCCCGACGTGCTGGCGGCGACGTTCGGCTTCTGCTTTTTGTTGGCGGCGCCGTTTACGGTGTCGACCGCGGGCGTCGCCGTCGGAGCGCTCGCGGCGGCGGTCGGGGCGCTGGGTGCGACGGTTGCAGACGGTGCGACACCGGTCGTCGCCGGCTACGTGATCGACGACAACCTCACGATCCCGCCGGCGGCATGTCTCGGAATCGCACTGGTGTATTTCGCGACCGGAATCCCCGTGGAGTTTGCGCTCTCGTTTTGA
- a CDS encoding TIGR00296 family protein, with protein MSEAQAVRLSYEDGARAVELAREAVESFVLHGQREQPGSMREAFYQRTGAFVRLESTRGRGRLRGCAGAYKTGDQLGHAIVEAAIKAASGDSAGSEVGSKELDNLRVSVCVVCTTVLTDDPLADIELGSHGAAIDRGENHGWLFPTLPVKHGWSAEEYLDRVARKAGLPPKAWQHDDAMVTLFEGQVFRERDDGASVEELSL; from the coding sequence ATGTCAGAGGCGCAGGCCGTTCGGCTATCCTACGAGGACGGGGCCCGGGCGGTCGAACTGGCGCGTGAAGCCGTCGAATCGTTCGTTCTTCACGGCCAACGGGAACAACCGGGGAGCATGCGCGAGGCGTTCTACCAGCGTACCGGTGCGTTCGTCAGGCTGGAGTCCACCAGGGGACGCGGCCGCCTCCGCGGCTGTGCCGGCGCGTACAAAACCGGCGACCAGCTCGGTCACGCAATCGTCGAGGCGGCGATCAAGGCGGCTTCGGGTGACTCCGCCGGCTCCGAGGTCGGCTCGAAGGAGCTCGACAACCTTCGCGTGTCGGTGTGTGTCGTCTGCACGACTGTGCTTACGGACGACCCCCTCGCCGACATCGAACTGGGTTCCCACGGGGCAGCCATCGATCGGGGCGAAAACCACGGCTGGCTGTTCCCGACGCTGCCAGTGAAACACGGCTGGAGCGCCGAGGAGTATCTCGACCGCGTCGCCCGGAAGGCCGGACTCCCGCCGAAGGCGTGGCAACACGACGACGCGATGGTGACGCTCTTCGAAGGGCAGGTGTTCCGCGAGCGGGACGACGGCGCCAGCGTCGAAGAACTCTCTCTGTAG
- a CDS encoding ammonium transporter: MTVDPTVLADGVNLLWVALACFLIFFMHAGFAMLESGQVRAKNVANQLTKNLLTWSVGIVAYFFVGFGIEAIAGGLTGGGSYSAGDLTAVMTAADGAWINEWLFGAVFAMTAATIVSGAVAGRARLRAYVGYTLLLAAIIYPVVVGFTWAGGFLDALGFHDFAGGMIVHGMGGIAGLTAAYVIGPRLDRYAEDGSTNVVPGHSMTFAVLGTLILAFGWYGFNVGTTATVFAVEGGELVLDGYAVVGRVALATTVGMAMGAIGASIAALYLTGKVDTLYVANGLLAGLVAVTGIADVVTWWGAMLVALLAGLQLPFVFEFVTDRMKIDDVCAVFPVHGSAGALGVLALPFVHVGGFSTSLLVSQVVGVAVIAGWTVGATAAVFGAFRAVGQARVSPAHEREGLDVSEHGVDTYPEFGKPDLAADGGRAVRARSTDATEVRTDGGTATDESSDDGIKLVMAIVRPAKLADVKHALAEAGAPSLTVTRVSGRGSQPAKTGQWRGEEYTVDLHEKVKIECVVADAPVDDVVTAIHEAASTGEPGDGKVFVLPVDGAVQIRTGEEGPTAV; encoded by the coding sequence GTGACCGTCGACCCCACGGTGCTGGCCGACGGAGTCAATCTGCTGTGGGTCGCGCTCGCCTGCTTTTTGATCTTCTTCATGCACGCCGGGTTCGCCATGCTGGAATCCGGTCAGGTGCGCGCGAAGAACGTGGCCAACCAGCTCACGAAGAACCTGCTCACCTGGAGCGTCGGCATCGTCGCCTACTTCTTCGTGGGGTTCGGGATCGAAGCGATCGCCGGCGGACTCACCGGCGGGGGGTCCTACAGTGCCGGCGACCTCACGGCCGTGATGACCGCAGCCGACGGCGCGTGGATCAACGAGTGGCTGTTCGGGGCAGTTTTCGCGATGACCGCTGCCACGATCGTCTCCGGGGCCGTCGCCGGGCGCGCCAGGCTTCGGGCGTACGTCGGGTACACGCTGCTTCTGGCGGCGATTATCTACCCGGTCGTGGTCGGCTTCACCTGGGCGGGCGGGTTCCTCGACGCGCTCGGCTTTCACGATTTCGCCGGCGGCATGATCGTCCACGGGATGGGGGGCATCGCCGGGCTCACCGCCGCGTACGTGATCGGCCCGCGTCTGGACCGCTACGCCGAGGACGGCTCGACGAACGTGGTTCCGGGCCACTCGATGACGTTTGCGGTGCTGGGAACGCTGATCCTGGCGTTCGGCTGGTACGGCTTCAACGTCGGCACCACCGCCACCGTGTTCGCAGTCGAGGGAGGCGAACTCGTCCTCGACGGCTACGCGGTGGTGGGACGGGTCGCGCTCGCGACGACCGTCGGGATGGCGATGGGCGCCATCGGCGCGTCCATCGCGGCGCTGTACCTCACCGGGAAAGTCGACACCCTGTACGTCGCGAACGGCCTGCTCGCGGGGCTGGTGGCCGTCACCGGCATCGCAGACGTCGTCACCTGGTGGGGCGCGATGCTCGTGGCGCTGCTTGCGGGCCTCCAGCTGCCGTTCGTCTTCGAGTTCGTCACCGACCGGATGAAAATCGACGACGTCTGTGCGGTGTTTCCGGTCCACGGCTCTGCAGGCGCACTCGGCGTGCTCGCGTTACCGTTCGTTCACGTCGGCGGCTTTTCGACGAGCCTGCTGGTCTCGCAGGTCGTCGGCGTCGCCGTGATCGCGGGCTGGACCGTCGGCGCGACCGCGGCTGTCTTCGGCGCGTTCAGGGCGGTCGGACAGGCACGGGTGTCGCCGGCACACGAACGCGAGGGCCTCGACGTCTCCGAACACGGCGTCGACACATACCCGGAGTTCGGCAAACCCGATCTCGCTGCCGACGGTGGTCGGGCGGTGCGGGCTCGCTCCACCGACGCCACGGAAGTCAGAACCGACGGGGGGACCGCTACGGACGAAAGCTCCGACGACGGCATCAAGCTCGTGATGGCGATCGTTCGGCCGGCCAAACTTGCGGACGTAAAGCACGCGCTCGCGGAGGCCGGTGCCCCCTCGCTTACGGTGACTCGGGTCTCGGGTCGGGGATCGCAGCCGGCGAAGACGGGTCAGTGGCGCGGCGAAGAGTACACCGTCGACCTCCACGAGAAGGTCAAAATCGAGTGTGTCGTCGCGGACGCCCCCGTCGACGACGTCGTGACCGCGATCCACGAAGCCGCCTCGACCGGAGAACCCGGGGATGGAAAGGTGTTCGTGCTCCCCGTCGACGGTGCCGTCCAGATCCGAACCGGCGAGGAGGGGCCAACAGCTGTCTGA
- a CDS encoding TrkA C-terminal domain-containing protein yields MEIYESDLPGVGKKHEIDLTDGSRLVIVTHNTGKREVFLRPDDDADSEKLFELSDRLARTVGTVLEGAYFQPIESDSVETALGGDTLLEWFAVDEHSPLVGKTLEAADIGQRTGVSVIAIERDGETIGSPTSDDDIRSGDTLVVIGSRDDCEAFEELLTGGGRDADVDSVDDDGDGEA; encoded by the coding sequence ATGGAAATTTACGAGAGCGATCTCCCCGGCGTGGGTAAGAAACACGAGATCGACCTCACCGACGGATCGCGGCTCGTGATCGTCACTCACAACACCGGAAAGCGGGAAGTGTTCCTCAGACCCGACGACGACGCCGACTCCGAGAAGTTGTTCGAACTGTCCGACAGGCTGGCTCGGACCGTCGGAACCGTTCTGGAGGGGGCGTACTTCCAGCCGATTGAGTCGGATAGCGTCGAAACCGCCCTCGGGGGTGACACGCTTCTGGAGTGGTTTGCGGTCGACGAACACTCCCCGCTCGTCGGGAAGACCCTCGAAGCGGCCGACATCGGCCAGCGAACCGGCGTGTCCGTGATCGCGATCGAACGGGACGGCGAGACGATCGGTAGCCCGACGTCGGACGACGATATTCGATCGGGCGATACGCTGGTTGTCATCGGGAGCCGCGACGACTGTGAGGCGTTCGAGGAGCTTTTGACCGGTGGGGGACGAGACGCGGACGTCGACAGCGTCGACGACGATGGGGACGGTGAAGCGTGA
- a CDS encoding CBS domain-containing protein, translated as MNIEDAMTPRSQLVVVELPGTRDDALAYIQEHGFSSVPVVKRDGDEEVYRGIVSRDDLISKPEEDQLALLMREVPTVTPTDTLVEAARVMLEKGARRLPVVEADSLGLKGIVTVTDVIRAIARGHENGNTPCGDLATREVNAAYVGTPLPTIERELGLARVPYAVCLDEHGKMAGIVTEVDILEVARVVEGEESTGNSFADQDADYAWEGIKGTGNRYLPTRNVEIPTAPVSEFMSEELVTVSKRRTAREAAQEMITNEIEQIPLVSGGELVGIVRDVDLLEAL; from the coding sequence ATGAACATCGAAGACGCCATGACGCCACGCTCGCAGCTCGTCGTCGTCGAGCTGCCGGGGACCCGCGACGACGCACTCGCGTACATCCAGGAGCACGGTTTCTCGTCGGTGCCCGTCGTGAAGCGGGACGGCGACGAGGAGGTGTACCGGGGGATCGTCTCGCGGGACGACCTCATCTCCAAACCCGAGGAGGACCAGCTCGCGCTGTTGATGCGGGAGGTGCCGACGGTGACGCCGACGGACACGCTGGTCGAGGCCGCAAGAGTGATGCTGGAGAAGGGAGCCCGCCGGCTCCCCGTCGTCGAGGCCGACAGCCTCGGGCTGAAGGGGATCGTCACCGTCACCGACGTGATCCGTGCGATCGCCCGCGGCCACGAGAACGGCAACACCCCGTGTGGCGACCTCGCAACCCGGGAGGTCAACGCCGCCTACGTCGGGACGCCGCTGCCGACCATCGAGCGGGAGCTCGGTCTCGCGCGCGTTCCGTATGCAGTCTGTCTCGACGAACACGGGAAGATGGCCGGGATCGTCACCGAGGTCGACATCCTCGAGGTCGCCCGCGTCGTCGAGGGCGAGGAAAGCACCGGCAACAGCTTCGCCGACCAGGACGCCGACTACGCCTGGGAGGGGATCAAGGGAACCGGGAACCGCTATCTCCCGACCCGGAACGTCGAGATCCCGACCGCGCCGGTCTCGGAGTTCATGAGCGAGGAGCTCGTCACCGTGAGCAAGCGCCGGACCGCACGCGAAGCGGCTCAGGAGATGATCACGAACGAGATCGAACAGATCCCGCTCGTCAGCGGCGGCGAACTCGTCGGCATCGTGCGAGACGTCGACCTGCTGGAGGCCCTATGA